One Deltaproteobacteria bacterium DNA window includes the following coding sequences:
- the ffh gene encoding signal recognition particle protein, producing the protein MFENLTDKLEQTFKRLRGHGRITEANVAESLREVRTALLEADVNFQVVKSFTDSVRSQAMGQDVLQSLTPDQQLIKIVREELIKILGGEAAGVDLKGRQPVVLMLVGLQGSGKTTTAVKLALHLKKQQKRTPYLVSADVYRPGAREQLRTLCDDNGLPVYDSGDSDAPLEICRAAVDKANQRLCDVLIVDTAGRLQIDEEMMQELVAMRAALEPRNIILTVDAMIGQDAVNQAQGFNDALDLTGTILTKMDGDARGGAALSVRSVVGKPVLYVGVGEKADALEPFFPDRMASRILGMGDVLSLIEKAEQAVDRKAAPKLEQRMRKGEFTLEDFQTQMQAIKKMGSIGGLLDMVPGGRKLTQQVDMGQAEKELKRVEAIINSMTLKERRNPALLNGSRRRRIADGSGTTVTDVNRLMKQYMEMRKMMQRMKKSGGKRRGLLNRLSTPF; encoded by the coding sequence ATGTTCGAGAACCTCACCGACAAGCTGGAGCAGACTTTCAAGCGGCTGCGGGGGCACGGGCGGATCACCGAGGCCAACGTGGCGGAGTCGTTGCGCGAGGTGCGTACGGCGCTGCTGGAGGCGGACGTCAACTTCCAGGTGGTGAAGAGCTTCACGGACTCGGTGCGGTCCCAGGCCATGGGGCAGGACGTGCTCCAGAGCCTGACGCCGGACCAGCAGCTCATCAAGATCGTCCGCGAGGAACTGATCAAGATTCTCGGCGGCGAGGCCGCGGGCGTGGACCTCAAGGGGCGGCAGCCGGTGGTGCTGATGCTGGTGGGGCTCCAGGGGTCGGGCAAGACCACCACCGCGGTGAAGCTGGCGCTGCACCTGAAAAAGCAGCAGAAGCGCACGCCCTACCTGGTGTCGGCGGACGTGTACCGGCCGGGAGCGCGGGAGCAACTGCGCACGCTGTGCGACGACAACGGGCTGCCGGTGTACGACTCGGGCGACAGCGACGCGCCCCTGGAAATCTGTCGGGCCGCCGTCGACAAGGCGAACCAGCGGCTGTGCGACGTGTTGATCGTGGACACCGCCGGGCGGCTGCAGATCGACGAGGAGATGATGCAGGAGCTCGTGGCCATGCGCGCCGCGTTGGAGCCGCGCAACATCATCCTGACCGTCGACGCCATGATCGGGCAGGACGCGGTCAACCAGGCTCAGGGCTTCAACGACGCCCTCGACCTCACCGGAACGATCCTGACCAAGATGGACGGCGACGCCCGCGGCGGCGCCGCGCTCTCGGTGCGCTCGGTGGTGGGCAAGCCGGTGCTCTATGTCGGTGTGGGGGAGAAGGCGGACGCGCTGGAGCCCTTTTTCCCGGACCGCATGGCGTCGCGCATCCTCGGCATGGGCGACGTCCTTTCGCTGATCGAGAAGGCGGAGCAGGCCGTCGACAGGAAGGCCGCGCCCAAGCTCGAACAGCGCATGCGCAAGGGCGAGTTCACCCTGGAGGACTTCCAGACCCAGATGCAGGCCATCAAGAAGATGGGCTCCATCGGCGGCCTGCTGGACATGGTGCCAGGGGGCCGCAAGCTGACCCAGCAGGTGGACATGGGCCAGGCGGAGAAGGAACTCAAGCGGGTGGAGGCCATCATCAATTCCATGACGCTCAAGGAGCGGCGCAACCCCGCGCTGCTGAACGGCAGCCGCCGGCGGCGCATCGCCGACGGAAGCGGCACCACCGTGACGGACGTCAACCGGCTGATGAAGCAGTACATGGAGATGAGGAAGATGATGCAGCGGATGAAGAAGTCCGGCGGCAAGCGCCGCGGGCTCTTGAACCGGTTGTCAACGCCGTTCTAA
- a CDS encoding DUF5615 family PIN-like protein, whose protein sequence is MRLFIDECLSPRLARILNQSGKHVAQHPLDFGGRGVPDHRVLERCIAQELVIVTANARDFRTLIQTEDIHPGLIVLPCVGRQRSVALLHAAIEYLEDMGNPMDAMVNHVLEFDNAGAFRHYPLSRRHP, encoded by the coding sequence ATGCGCCTGTTCATTGACGAATGCCTGTCGCCACGGCTTGCCCGCATCTTGAATCAGAGCGGCAAACACGTCGCTCAGCACCCCTTGGACTTCGGTGGCCGTGGAGTGCCCGACCACCGTGTGTTGGAACGATGCATCGCTCAAGAACTGGTAATCGTTACGGCTAATGCACGCGATTTTCGCACACTAATCCAAACCGAAGACATCCACCCAGGACTCATTGTCTTGCCTTGTGTCGGCCGACAACGCTCCGTCGCCCTTCTTCATGCGGCAATCGAGTATCTCGAAGACATGGGGAACCCCATGGACGCCATGGTCAACCATGTCCTTGAATTCGATAACGCGGGAGCCTTTCGCCATTACCCCTTGTCAAGGAGGCACCCATGA
- a CDS encoding DUF433 domain-containing protein, producing MSAAPDITIREAAELAGVTRTTVEKAVEADIIQTFNGPARLRGGATRYLPLSAVAYFAALKQANLVDLPIRHKKALWAKLARLEPLALTAIEFSPGTFVHLDELAGGPFQTALRYKESRDAHIVSDPDILGGTPVIRGTRMTVYSVLGRLQDGDSIDDLMADNPDIPREAFEAAAIFARAHPLRGRPSGRPWRNVP from the coding sequence ATGTCGGCAGCACCTGATATCACCATTCGCGAAGCGGCTGAACTGGCCGGCGTCACGAGAACAACCGTGGAAAAGGCTGTGGAGGCGGACATTATCCAAACCTTCAACGGTCCCGCACGCTTGCGCGGAGGTGCGACACGCTATCTGCCATTGTCCGCGGTAGCGTACTTTGCAGCGTTAAAGCAAGCAAACCTCGTGGATCTCCCGATACGTCACAAAAAGGCGCTTTGGGCCAAGCTCGCCCGCCTCGAGCCCCTGGCTCTCACGGCAATCGAGTTTTCGCCCGGGACCTTCGTGCACTTGGACGAACTGGCGGGCGGACCTTTCCAGACGGCGTTGCGCTACAAGGAATCGCGTGACGCTCACATCGTGTCCGATCCGGACATCCTCGGCGGCACCCCCGTGATACGGGGGACGCGGATGACCGTCTACTCGGTGCTGGGACGTTTGCAGGACGGTGACAGCATCGACGATCTCATGGCGGACAACCCCGATATCCCTCGCGAAGCTTTTGAAGCGGCGGCCATCTTTGCTCGGGCACATCCCCTGCGAGGCCGACCGAGCGGACGTCCATGGCGCAACGTGCCGTGA
- the groL gene encoding chaperonin GroEL (60 kDa chaperone family; promotes refolding of misfolded polypeptides especially under stressful conditions; forms two stacked rings of heptamers to form a barrel-shaped 14mer; ends can be capped by GroES; misfolded proteins enter the barrel where they are refolded when GroES binds), translating into MAAKIVKFDQDARESIVRGVNILADAVTVTLGPKGRNVVIDKSFGAPNVTKDGVTVAKEVELEDKFENMGAQMVKEVASKTSDVAGDGTTTATVLARQIFAEGLKMVVAGHDPMSLKRGIERAVEAVTESLKKMSKDTKDPKEIAQVGTIAANNDETIGEVIAEAMNKVGKEGVITVEEAKGLETSLEVVEGMQFDRGYLSPYFVTDPERMECILDDCYLLIHEKKLSNMKDLLPVLEQIAKTGKPFVILAEDVEGEALATLVVNKIRGTLHCVAVKAPGFGDRRKAMLEDIAVLTGGKLIAEELGIKLENVSLQDLGQAKRVVVDKENSTIVDGAGSKADIEGRIKQIRAQIEETTSDYDREKLQERLAKLVGGVAVINVGAATEIEMKEKKARVEDALHATRAAVEEGIVPGGGVALLRSVPALEKLKVEDEEQVGVNIVKRCLEEPLRRIATNAGIDGSIALQQVRNSKGNVGLNAATETYEDLLAAGIIDPTKVVRTALQNASSIASLLLTTEAMVAEKPEDKPAMPPMPPGGGMGGMGGMGGMGGMM; encoded by the coding sequence ATGGCAGCGAAAATCGTCAAGTTCGATCAGGATGCAAGGGAGTCCATCGTCCGCGGTGTCAATATTCTGGCAGACGCGGTGACCGTGACTCTCGGACCCAAGGGCCGCAACGTCGTCATCGACAAGTCCTTCGGCGCTCCCAACGTGACCAAGGACGGCGTCACCGTGGCGAAGGAAGTGGAGCTGGAGGACAAGTTCGAGAACATGGGCGCCCAGATGGTCAAGGAAGTCGCCAGCAAGACGTCCGACGTGGCCGGCGACGGCACCACCACGGCCACCGTGCTGGCGCGCCAGATCTTCGCCGAGGGGCTGAAGATGGTGGTGGCCGGACACGATCCCATGTCGTTGAAGCGGGGCATCGAGCGGGCCGTGGAGGCAGTCACCGAATCTCTCAAGAAGATGTCCAAGGACACCAAGGACCCCAAGGAGATCGCCCAGGTCGGCACCATCGCGGCCAACAACGACGAGACCATCGGCGAAGTCATCGCCGAGGCCATGAACAAGGTGGGCAAGGAAGGCGTCATCACGGTGGAGGAGGCCAAGGGGCTGGAGACCTCCCTGGAGGTGGTCGAGGGCATGCAGTTCGACCGCGGCTACCTGTCCCCCTACTTCGTCACCGATCCGGAGCGCATGGAGTGCATCCTGGACGACTGTTACCTGCTCATCCACGAGAAGAAGCTCTCCAACATGAAGGACCTGCTGCCGGTGCTGGAGCAGATCGCCAAGACCGGCAAGCCTTTCGTGATCCTGGCGGAAGACGTCGAGGGCGAGGCGCTGGCCACCCTGGTGGTCAACAAGATCCGCGGCACCCTGCACTGCGTGGCGGTGAAGGCGCCGGGCTTCGGCGACCGCAGGAAGGCCATGCTCGAGGACATCGCCGTCCTGACCGGCGGCAAGCTCATCGCCGAGGAGCTGGGTATCAAGCTGGAGAACGTCTCGCTGCAGGATCTCGGCCAGGCCAAGCGCGTGGTGGTGGACAAGGAAAACTCCACCATCGTCGACGGCGCCGGCTCCAAGGCCGACATCGAGGGCCGCATCAAGCAGATCCGCGCGCAGATCGAGGAGACCACGTCGGACTACGACCGTGAGAAGCTCCAGGAGCGCCTGGCCAAGCTGGTGGGGGGCGTCGCCGTCATCAACGTCGGCGCGGCCACCGAGATCGAGATGAAGGAGAAGAAGGCCCGGGTGGAGGACGCCCTGCACGCGACGCGGGCGGCGGTGGAGGAAGGCATCGTGCCGGGCGGCGGCGTGGCGCTGCTGCGCTCCGTTCCCGCGCTCGAGAAGCTCAAGGTGGAGGACGAAGAGCAGGTGGGCGTGAACATCGTCAAGCGCTGCCTCGAAGAGCCACTGCGCCGGATCGCCACCAACGCCGGCATCGACGGCTCCATCGCCCTGCAGCAGGTCAGGAACAGCAAGGGCAACGTCGGCCTCAACGCGGCCACGGAGACCTACGAGGACCTGTTGGCGGCGGGCATCATCGATCCCACCAAGGTGGTGCGGACGGCGCTGCAGAACGCCTCGTCCATCGCCAGCCTGCTGCTCACCACCGAAGCCATGGTGGCCGAGAAGCCCGAGGACAAGCCCGCCATGCCCCCGATGCCTCCGGGCGGCGGCATGGGTGGAATGGGCGGCATGGGTGGAATGGGCGGCATGATGTAA
- the groES gene encoding co-chaperone GroES — protein MSIRPLQDRVIVKRIEEEEKTAGGIIIPDTAKEKPQEGQVVAVGKGKADDGGKVTPLDVKVNDRVLFGKYAGTEITLDGEEHIIMREDDILGIVQK, from the coding sequence ATGAGCATCAGGCCCTTACAGGACCGGGTCATCGTCAAGCGGATCGAGGAAGAGGAAAAGACCGCGGGCGGCATCATCATCCCCGACACGGCGAAGGAAAAGCCCCAGGAGGGCCAGGTCGTCGCGGTGGGCAAGGGCAAGGCCGACGACGGCGGCAAGGTGACTCCGCTGGACGTGAAGGTGAACGACCGGGTGCTGTTCGGCAAGTACGCCGGCACCGAGATCACCCTGGACGGCGAAGAGCACATCATCATGCGCGAGGACGACATCCTCGGCATCGTCCAGAAGTAA
- a CDS encoding LD-carboxypeptidase produces MKLLKPPPLRPGDTIGVIAPAGAVYGDLLAKGVRALEARGFRVLLAEGILARKGYLAGSERQRAETLERFFLRDDIAAIFCARGGFGSIQLLPALDAGLIRTHPKIFVGFSDVTALLNWMSQSCGIVAFHGPMVAVEFAGELEGGVTSGFWDALTGKRRIWQIKGTGVLRGGNGPARGPLAGGCLSVLVTTLGTPYEIDTAGKIVFLEDVGERPYRIERMLTHLRMAGKLDGVAGVVTGAFNDCETGADRDVTEVLTEVFAGAPYPVVTGLPCGHATPNTLLPIGLDAELDGRNGVLMLVEPATQAAC; encoded by the coding sequence ATGAAACTCCTCAAACCGCCGCCCCTCAGGCCCGGTGACACCATCGGGGTCATCGCCCCGGCCGGAGCCGTGTACGGGGACCTCCTTGCCAAGGGCGTCCGCGCGTTGGAGGCGCGCGGATTCCGCGTGCTCCTCGCCGAGGGAATCCTCGCGCGCAAGGGCTACCTGGCCGGGAGCGAGCGGCAGCGCGCGGAAACGCTGGAACGCTTCTTCCTGCGGGACGACATCGCGGCCATCTTCTGCGCCCGCGGAGGGTTCGGTTCGATCCAGCTTCTTCCGGCTCTCGACGCCGGGCTCATTCGCACCCATCCGAAGATATTCGTCGGATTCAGCGACGTTACGGCCCTGCTCAACTGGATGTCGCAGAGCTGCGGGATCGTCGCCTTCCACGGGCCCATGGTTGCCGTCGAGTTCGCCGGGGAGCTCGAAGGCGGAGTCACCAGCGGGTTCTGGGACGCGCTCACCGGGAAGCGGCGGATCTGGCAGATCAAGGGCACCGGCGTGCTCCGCGGCGGCAACGGTCCGGCGCGGGGACCGTTGGCCGGCGGGTGCCTCTCGGTGCTGGTGACCACCCTGGGGACGCCTTACGAGATCGATACCGCGGGAAAGATCGTTTTCCTGGAGGACGTGGGCGAGCGCCCCTACCGTATCGAACGCATGCTGACTCACCTGCGCATGGCCGGGAAGCTCGACGGTGTCGCGGGCGTGGTGACCGGCGCTTTCAACGACTGCGAGACCGGCGCCGACCGGGACGTCACCGAAGTTCTCACCGAAGTCTTCGCCGGAGCCCCCTACCCGGTGGTGACGGGTCTGCCCTGCGGCCACGCCACCCCGAACACCCTGCTTCCCATCGGGCTCGACGCCGAGCTGGACGGCCGCAACGGCGTGCTGATGCTGGTGGAGCCGGCGACCCAGGCGGCGTGTTGA
- a CDS encoding serine hydrolase, protein MPAARHVQPEDGARVWRALDQTGRRGVSEGVAPGMVILVGNSREVLFHRAYGSRALVPTRLPMLPDTVFDVASLTKPIAATTAMMLLARDGRVGLDDPVSAVVPEFSEGPKSAVTFRQLLNHTSGLPAWKPYYETSIPLSVIPAKQAVSKLVRQGPYGSSFPRKRESMGGGGALQWRFPASPPLDSRFRGNDGEGRGRIFARVHAEPLAAAPGEQVCYSDLGFILLGEAVERLTGRRLDRFCHEEIFTALGLSSTFFVDLSPSSCGPRAALVHTLAATEDCPWRGKILCGEVHDDNAFAMGGVAGHAGLFSSAPDIHRFLRFLGHCRDDAEPDFLPSAIVRKFLEAERPITGQTHVLGWDTPSPEGSSSGRHFSPKTVGHLGFTGTSIWWDLERDVHVVLLTNRVHPSRDNDVIREFRPRVHDAAMDALFS, encoded by the coding sequence ATGCCGGCGGCGCGCCACGTCCAGCCCGAGGACGGCGCGCGGGTCTGGCGCGCACTGGACCAGACCGGCCGGCGCGGCGTGTCGGAGGGTGTTGCGCCCGGCATGGTCATCCTGGTAGGCAACAGCCGGGAAGTCCTCTTTCACCGCGCCTACGGCAGCCGGGCGCTGGTCCCCACTCGCCTCCCGATGCTGCCCGACACCGTGTTCGACGTAGCCTCCCTCACGAAACCCATCGCCGCCACCACCGCCATGATGCTGCTGGCGCGGGACGGAAGGGTGGGTCTCGACGACCCGGTGAGCGCCGTCGTTCCCGAATTCAGCGAAGGCCCCAAGTCCGCGGTAACGTTCCGCCAACTCCTGAACCACACCTCGGGCCTGCCGGCGTGGAAACCGTACTACGAGACCTCCATCCCACTCTCCGTCATTCCTGCGAAACAGGCCGTGTCAAAACTCGTGAGGCAGGGACCCTACGGATCGTCATTCCCGCGAAAGCGGGAATCCATGGGCGGTGGTGGGGCATTGCAGTGGCGTTTCCCCGCCTCGCCACCCCTGGATTCCCGCTTTCGCGGGAATGACGGAGAGGGTCGCGGCCGCATTTTTGCGCGAGTCCATGCGGAGCCGCTGGCGGCCGCCCCGGGGGAGCAGGTCTGTTACAGCGACCTTGGGTTCATCCTCCTGGGAGAGGCCGTCGAGAGGCTCACCGGGAGACGGCTGGACCGGTTCTGCCACGAAGAAATCTTTACGGCCCTTGGGCTCTCGTCGACGTTCTTCGTGGACCTGAGCCCGTCTTCATGCGGGCCGCGGGCTGCTCTCGTCCATACCCTGGCCGCCACCGAAGACTGCCCCTGGCGCGGGAAGATCCTCTGCGGCGAGGTCCACGACGACAACGCCTTTGCCATGGGCGGGGTGGCCGGCCACGCCGGACTGTTCTCGTCGGCGCCGGATATCCACCGTTTCCTGCGCTTTCTCGGACACTGCCGTGACGACGCCGAGCCGGACTTCCTGCCTAGCGCCATCGTGCGCAAGTTCCTTGAGGCGGAGCGACCCATCACCGGTCAGACCCACGTGCTTGGCTGGGATACGCCTTCACCCGAGGGTTCATCCAGCGGCCGCCACTTTTCTCCCAAGACCGTCGGCCACCTCGGTTTCACCGGCACCTCCATCTGGTGGGACCTGGAGCGGGACGTGCACGTCGTCCTCCTCACCAACCGCGTGCACCCGTCGCGCGACAACGACGTCATCCGGGAGTTCCGTCCGCGCGTGCACGACGCGGCCATGGACGCGCTGTTTTCATGA
- the mpl gene encoding UDP-N-acetylmuramate:L-alanyl-gamma-D-glutamyl-meso-diaminopimelate ligase, giving the protein MIPRLSPGAHVHFVAVCGVGTGSLAGLLHERGYRVTGSDENVYPPMSTFLAGIGIDILPGFSEAHVARRPDLVVIGNAVSRGNPEAEAVLRQGIPYVSLPQALGRFLVDGKRSVVVAGTHGKTTTTSLMSWVLVAAGLDPSFFIGGIPVNFASGFRSGDGSWVVMEGDEYDSAFFDKGPKFLHYQPERVILTSLEFDHADIYRDLDHVKEAFRRLVAIIPAGGSLLVCDDAVHARELVRDAACPVLSYGLSGAADWQARDVRTERGRTVFTPCYKGDAEGPVELPLIGRHNAKNALAVYATAREIGLSASGIRSALASFQGVRRRQEIAGEAAGVLVIDDFAHHPTAVADTIAAVREAWPGRRLWAVFEPRSQTSRRRVFLEEFAEALARADRVLLPDLYHPEKIPEDQRLSPAELVDGINRRHGDEAASYLPGVDDIAAAMVRDATAGDVVLVMSNGGFGGLPAKVVAGLRGRESG; this is encoded by the coding sequence ATGATTCCCCGCCTGAGCCCCGGAGCGCACGTTCATTTCGTCGCCGTCTGCGGCGTCGGTACCGGTTCCCTGGCCGGCCTGCTGCACGAGCGGGGCTACCGCGTCACCGGCTCGGACGAGAACGTCTACCCGCCCATGAGCACGTTCCTGGCAGGCATCGGCATCGACATCCTGCCCGGTTTCAGCGAGGCCCATGTCGCCCGGCGTCCCGACCTGGTGGTCATCGGCAACGCGGTGTCCCGGGGCAATCCCGAGGCGGAGGCGGTCCTGCGCCAGGGCATCCCCTACGTGTCCCTGCCCCAGGCCCTGGGCCGGTTCCTCGTCGACGGCAAGCGTTCGGTGGTGGTGGCCGGCACCCACGGCAAGACCACCACCACTTCGTTGATGTCCTGGGTGCTGGTGGCCGCCGGGTTGGACCCGAGCTTCTTCATCGGCGGAATCCCGGTGAACTTCGCCAGCGGCTTCCGCTCCGGCGACGGGTCCTGGGTGGTGATGGAGGGCGACGAGTACGACAGCGCCTTCTTCGACAAGGGGCCCAAGTTCCTTCACTACCAGCCGGAACGGGTGATCCTCACGAGCCTCGAGTTCGACCACGCGGACATCTACCGGGACCTCGATCACGTGAAGGAAGCCTTCCGCCGCCTGGTGGCGATCATCCCCGCGGGCGGCAGCCTGCTCGTGTGCGACGACGCCGTCCATGCCCGGGAACTCGTGCGCGACGCGGCCTGCCCGGTTCTCTCCTATGGGCTGAGCGGAGCCGCGGACTGGCAGGCGCGCGACGTCCGGACGGAACGGGGCCGCACGGTGTTCACGCCGTGCTACAAGGGCGATGCCGAAGGTCCGGTGGAGCTGCCCCTCATCGGGCGCCACAACGCCAAGAACGCGCTGGCGGTCTACGCCACGGCGCGCGAGATCGGCTTGAGCGCGTCCGGCATCCGCTCCGCCTTGGCGTCCTTCCAGGGGGTGCGGCGGCGGCAGGAGATCGCCGGCGAGGCGGCCGGGGTCCTGGTCATCGACGACTTCGCGCACCATCCCACCGCGGTGGCCGACACCATCGCCGCGGTGCGGGAGGCATGGCCGGGACGCCGGCTCTGGGCGGTGTTCGAACCCCGCAGCCAGACCAGCCGGCGCCGCGTTTTCCTGGAAGAGTTCGCGGAGGCGCTGGCCCGGGCCGACCGCGTCCTCCTGCCCGACCTCTACCATCCGGAGAAGATCCCGGAAGACCAGCGGCTCTCGCCCGCGGAACTCGTGGACGGCATCAACCGCCGCCACGGGGACGAAGCGGCCTCCTACCTGCCGGGCGTCGACGACATCGCGGCCGCGATGGTCCGCGATGCAACCGCGGGCGACGTCGTGCTGGTAATGTCCAACGGCGGCTTCGGGGGTCTTCCCGCGAAGGTCGTTGCGGGCTTGCGTGGGCGGGAATCCGGCTGA
- a CDS encoding iron-sulfur cluster assembly accessory protein, with amino-acid sequence MTDAAVAHVKKIREREHLDGRGLRVSVTPGGCSGYSYKLDFDDGPKPDDMVLELDGLQVFVEKPILQQLEGTVIDYVSELQGASFRFTNPNATGTCGCGTSFSA; translated from the coding sequence TTGACCGACGCCGCAGTCGCGCACGTCAAGAAGATTCGCGAGCGGGAACATCTGGACGGCCGGGGACTGCGGGTGTCCGTCACCCCCGGAGGCTGCTCCGGCTATTCCTACAAGCTGGACTTCGACGACGGCCCCAAGCCCGACGACATGGTGCTCGAACTGGACGGCCTGCAGGTCTTCGTGGAGAAGCCCATCCTGCAGCAACTCGAAGGAACGGTCATCGACTACGTGAGCGAGCTTCAGGGCGCCAGCTTCCGCTTCACCAACCCCAACGCCACCGGCACCTGCGGGTGCGGCACTTCCTTTTCGGCGTGA
- a CDS encoding zinc-binding dehydrogenase — MKAVQIYEHGGADKLCYEDAPDPVLRSPRDVIVRLRAASLNHIDLWNRKGLTGMKVEFPHILGADGAGVVEEVGSEVTHARKGDAVCLYPPVGCGACDFCHTDRDFMCVRLRVLGEGMKGSYAEYVTIPGDNCFPIPEGYGFEDAAAFPLVFVTVWRMLVTNARLAPGEKVLILGIGGGVAIAALQIAKAMNAWVAVTSSSDEKLARAQSLGADYGLNYTQRDFTREIRDVTGKRGVDVVVDCVGGDSWAKSLASLVKGGRLVTCGATTGATPPTDIRRIFWNHLSIFGSTLGSREEFEQVLRFVEAAKVEPVIDRSFPLAEAAAAQTRLETGKQFGKIILLPG, encoded by the coding sequence TTGAAAGCGGTACAGATCTACGAGCACGGCGGCGCCGACAAGCTGTGCTACGAGGACGCGCCGGATCCGGTCTTGCGCTCGCCGCGGGACGTGATCGTGCGCCTGCGGGCCGCGTCCCTGAACCACATCGACCTGTGGAACCGCAAGGGGTTGACCGGGATGAAGGTGGAGTTCCCGCACATCCTCGGCGCCGACGGCGCGGGCGTGGTGGAGGAGGTGGGGAGCGAGGTCACCCACGCCAGGAAGGGCGACGCGGTGTGTCTCTATCCCCCGGTGGGGTGCGGCGCCTGCGACTTCTGTCACACGGACCGGGACTTCATGTGCGTGCGCTTGCGCGTTCTCGGCGAGGGCATGAAGGGATCGTACGCCGAATACGTGACGATTCCCGGCGACAACTGCTTCCCCATCCCCGAGGGCTACGGGTTCGAGGACGCCGCGGCGTTTCCGTTGGTGTTCGTGACGGTGTGGCGCATGCTCGTGACCAACGCGCGCCTCGCGCCTGGAGAAAAGGTGCTGATCCTGGGCATCGGCGGCGGCGTGGCCATTGCCGCGCTGCAGATCGCCAAGGCCATGAACGCCTGGGTGGCGGTGACCTCGAGCAGCGACGAGAAGCTCGCGCGCGCCCAGAGCCTGGGGGCGGACTACGGCTTGAACTACACCCAGCGCGACTTCACCCGCGAGATCCGCGACGTCACCGGCAAACGGGGCGTGGACGTGGTGGTGGACTGCGTGGGCGGCGATAGCTGGGCCAAGAGTCTCGCCTCCCTCGTCAAGGGAGGACGGCTCGTGACCTGCGGCGCCACCACCGGCGCCACCCCGCCCACGGACATCCGCCGGATCTTCTGGAACCACCTGAGCATCTTCGGGTCGACCCTGGGGAGCCGCGAAGAGTTCGAGCAGGTGCTGCGCTTCGTCGAAGCCGCGAAGGTCGAGCCGGTCATCGACCGGAGCTTCCCCCTGGCCGAAGCGGCCGCGGCACAGACCCGGCTGGAGACCGGAAAGCAGTTCGGCAAGATCATCCTGTTGCCGGGGTAG
- the rsmD gene encoding 16S rRNA (guanine(966)-N(2))-methyltransferase RsmD, translating to MRIIGGSARGRRIAAPKGSAIRPTADRVREALFNILPRDLAGKRVLDLFAGSGSLSLEALSRGAESALLVDESEAAAKLIRRNVDALGFADRARIWKHPVGRALSRLADEGAAYDAIFLDPPYDGGWVGKTLAAVARAGTLQAEGVAVAEHSPRERVEEQYGPLACRDRRQYGDTVLSFFGIDNQG from the coding sequence GTGCGCATCATCGGCGGCAGCGCGCGCGGCAGAAGAATAGCGGCGCCCAAGGGAAGCGCCATCCGCCCCACCGCCGACCGGGTGCGGGAGGCGCTGTTCAACATCCTGCCGCGGGATCTCGCCGGGAAGCGGGTGCTGGATCTCTTCGCCGGCAGCGGCAGCCTGTCCCTGGAGGCCCTCAGCCGGGGCGCCGAGTCCGCGCTGCTGGTGGACGAATCGGAGGCGGCGGCGAAGCTGATCCGCCGCAACGTGGATGCGCTGGGTTTCGCGGACCGGGCGCGGATCTGGAAGCACCCGGTGGGGCGGGCGTTGAGCCGGCTGGCGGACGAGGGTGCGGCGTACGACGCGATCTTTCTCGACCCTCCCTATGACGGCGGTTGGGTGGGAAAGACTCTGGCCGCGGTCGCAAGGGCCGGGACCCTCCAGGCGGAGGGCGTCGCCGTGGCCGAGCACAGTCCGCGGGAGCGGGTGGAAGAGCAATACGGTCCACTGGCGTGCCGGGACCGCCGGCAATACGGCGATACGGTGCTGTCCTTCTTCGGGATCGACAACCAAGGTTAG